A section of the Oryzias melastigma strain HK-1 linkage group LG2, ASM292280v2, whole genome shotgun sequence genome encodes:
- the rbpjl gene encoding recombining binding protein suppressor of hairless-like protein isoform X1, with protein sequence MDRRDSGDDGGCLGRRPDPSPADSPLLHTLPLPPDPMTHLCTRLTAHDAPRSGDWSRRTGPGFQGSEDLRVAPADQSVVILHAKVAQKSYGNEKRFFCPPPCVYISGQGWRSTPDHMKGNPHKSGFHHIDSPGKVMVDCPTLSWCPPAAGYADSVHGYMCLDSSSQSQADTFKLVFDEQPESRRMFACAKSLFISDQDKRKHFCLLLRLFLGSRQEVGSFQSRMIKVISKPSQKRQSLKNADLCISSGSRVALFHRLRSQTVSTRYLSVDRGAFVASARRWTAFTITTVDDHGGLVMSESFICYGLLVQLVCTESGVALPPMVIRKVNKQHAILDVDEPVSQLHKVAFQFRDDFGSFLCLSNDAIIQYQAPPSSRDPSRVVLNDGSCWTIIGVEAVEFTFNQSLACIQTPVSPFPSISRLEVNGGGHVAMLEVHGENFSPHLKVWFGSREAETMFKSSRSLLCVVPDVSVFSDGWRRLRHVITVPLSLIRTDGLIYRTSFSFTYTPELHLPLTSRGPAAGGRREAGPDRALEEKEDVLLEMIHQEFTKANFHLFVQS encoded by the exons GAGAACCGGTCCGGGGTTTCAGGGCAGTGAGGACCTGAGAGTGGCCCCCGCGGACCAGAGCGTCGTCATTCTGCACGCCAAGGTCGCCCAGAAGTCCTACGGCAACGAGAAGCG GTTCTTCTGTCCTCCTCCTTGTGTTTACATCAGCGGGCAAGGATGGAGATCCACGCCGGACCACATGAAGGGTAATCCACATAAATCTGGGTTCCACCACATTGATTCACCTGGTAAGGTAATGGTTGATTGTCCCACGCTCTCCTGGTGTCCTCCTGCTGCAGGCTACGCTGACTCGGTGCATGGGTACATGTGTCTGGACAGCTCCAGCCAGTCTCAGGCTGACACCTTCAAGCTGGTGTTTGACGAACAGCCAGAGTCCAGG CGGATGTTTGCCTGCGCGAAGTCGCTCTTCATCTCCGACCAGGACAAGAGGAAGCACTTCTGCCTTCTGCTGCGACTCTTCCTGGGCAGCAGACAGGAAGTGGGCTCCTTCCAGAGCCGGATGATCAAAGTCATCTCCAAACCGTCCCAGAAGAGACAGTCTTTGAAGAACGCTGACT TGTGCATCTCCTCCGGCTCCAGAGTGGCTTTGTTCCACCGTTTGCGCTCGCAGACCGTCTCCACGCGCTACCTCTCAGTGGACAGAGGAGCGTTCGTCGCCAGCGCCAGGCGGTGGACGGCGTTCACCATCACCACAG tGGATGACCACGGAGGCCTGGTGATGAGCGAAAGCTTCATCTGTTACGGCTTGCTGGTCCAGTTAGTTTGTACTGAGTCCGGAGTGGCCCTGCCACCCATG GTCATTCGCAAGGTCAACAAGCAGCACGCCATCTTAGATGTGGACGAACCCGTTTCCCAGCTCCACAAGGTCGCGTTTCAGTTCAGAGACGATTTCGGCTCCTTCCTCTGCCTCTCCAATGACGCCATCATACAGTACCAG GCTCCGCCCAGCAGTCGGGATCCCAGCAGGGTGGTGCTGAACGACGGGTCCTGCTGGACCATCATTGGTGTGGAGGCCGTGGAGTTCACCTTCAACCAGAGTCTGGCCTGCATCCAGACCCCTGTCAGCCCTTTTCCTTCCATCTCCAGACTGGAG GTGAATGGGGGGGGGCATGTGGCCATGCTGGAGGTCCATGGAGAGAACTTCAGCCCCCACCTCAAAGTCTGGTTTGGCAGCAGGGAGGCTGAGACCATGTTCAA GTCTTCCAGATCTCTGCTCTGCGTCGTTCCGGACGTTTCCGTCTTCAGTGATGGCTGGCGGCGTCTGCGGCACGTCATCACTGTCCCACTGTCCCTCATCCGGACCGACGGCCTCATTTATCGCACGTCCTTCAGCTTCACCTACACCCCTGAGCTCCACCTACCCCTGACCTCCCGAGGTCCTGCAGCGGGGGGGAGGAGGGAGGCGGGGCCAGATAGAGCcctggaggagaaggaggacgTCCTGTTGGAGATGATCCATCAGGAGTTCACCAAGGCCAACTTTCACCTCTTTGTGCAAAGTTAA